In the genome of Candidatus Delongbacteria bacterium, the window AGCACTCAAGATGAAATCATTTATATCAAACTTAAATCAGTCAGAAGACATACTTAGTGAATGGAATGAGAGAGTGTGGATGCTCTTGATTGAAAGCGCAATTGTGCATCGAGACTCGAGTATAACGTTTAAATTTTATAATGGATGTGAAATAGCTTGCTAATGCATAGTGTAGAGGTATTAGAATTGAAGATTGAATTGTCACAATATCTTTAAAATCAAACTCTTAAATGTTATAATTAATTTATAAAATGTCGATTCTATGATACCTTTTTTCACTCTGAATCATAGTAAGATTTTATTTGCGAATTAAACCGAAATGGAGATATGAATATGCGGCTGTTTGATGATCCTAAATTTGTTAATTCTATAATTAGTGCTATCAATGAGAAAAAATTAGTTCTTTTTGTTGGGGCTGGATTTTCAAAGTTATGTGGACTACCATTATGGGGTGATTTAGCCAATCGCTTAATTGATGCATGTATTACTGATGAAGATATAGATTTAAATTTTGCAGATAGAAGTCTTGTTACCAGAGACAAGGATTCCAAAATGCTTATTACAATTGCCTATTATTTATATGAGAGTAAGGGTAAAGTCGATACATTTTATAGATACATGGTTGATTATTTATCAACTTTTGATAATGATTCTGAAACAAATAACAGAAGAAATAGGTTGATAGATTTTATAAAAAAATCAGGTGCGACAGTTTTAACAACCAATTCTGATGACGTCTTACACAATTGCTTCAATGATCAATTCATACATTATAAAGTTGAGGATATCGAAAAATATCGGATAGATAATCAAAGACATCTCATTCATTTACATGGATATAAAAGTGAAATGAGAACAATGGTATACACTGTCAAACAATATCTTGAAAGATATGCTAATGAAGGATTTAAAAGGACAGTGAAAAATATTTTTAACAGTGATTCTACTATTCTTTTCATAGGCTATGGATTAAACGAAATGCAGTTGCTTGATTTTCTTATAGATCAATCAGACACCAAAAAAAATAGATATGTTTTAGACGGTTTCTTTTCGTATGAAGAACCAGATTACGTTGCAAAGCAACATTATTATACTTCTTTTGATTTAAAGTTGATTGGATATATAAAGGATAAAAATAATTATTTCGCCTTGGTTGATGCACTTGAGTACTTGGCTAATGAAGCTCAAAACAAATCTAAACTGAAACCTGAAAACTACTTATTAGCAGACTCAATGCTTATAACAAGACCGAATCCTTACATTGTCAATTGCTTTATTAACACACTAATGACACTAACAGATAATGAAAAGAAAAGCGTTATTAAAAACATTGTGAACTCACCATATGTGTCAAGTTGGGCACACTATTTACTTAAGAATGACGATTTTTTATTTTTTAATATTAATAATTGTTTTAATATATACGCTAATAGTAAAGAAATTAATTCTTTGGATATGTTTGGGCTATTATTTATTTCGGAAGTTTACAAAAAAGAGAAAAGTACAAAAATATATCCTTTTGTTAAAAAAATGATTTTAGATATAATTAATAACAATAATACTATAGATATACTTAACAAGAATGAGTATTTTGGAAGAATATTATTATCATTAATATTTACTGAGAAAAAATTTATAAATAATAGAATAATGCTTGATTTCATTCTCAAAGAGATTATTGAGAAAAAAACTTTAAGAGGTTGGGCTTCCATCATCATATATGAACCTTTTGAATTGATTAGGGCTAACAAGATAAGTTCTTTACGTATCAACAAAGCTGTCATAGATCATTTTAGTGAAGACAAATACCATTCATATGATTTCGAAATGTATGTCACTCAAATCGGGAATAAATTAACTGCACGATATCAAAAAGAGATTCTAAATGAGTTAACAAAGCGATTTAAAACTATTTCAAAAAGAAAATATTGGAGCTTTGGAGAAGTTGGATCATTAATACAATTAACACATAGTGGTTTAAATCAGAGAGATGATTATGATTACATCATATTGTTCTGGTACATAGAATCGTTAAATATTGCTGAAAATTCAGCAATTGTAAGGAATTTTAATTTGATGATTAACAGCAAAAATGAAATCGAGTTAAAACTAGCTTTATATCTGTTAGATTCTAATTTTTCTTTGTTACGAAATGATTTTTTCAATCTTAATTTTAATCCGTTTGATAACTGGAATTTATATTCTGATCTTTATGTCTTTATAGACCACAACTGGGATGATATGTCAGATGAGGAAAAAATAAAGATAAAATCAAACATAGATGTCATGAAAATTACAATGATTTCTGATTTTTACAATCAAGCGTGTAAATTAGATTTAGTTAAGTTAATTGGTTCAAAATACAAAGAAAAAGAATATCAAGAGTTAGCAGTAATAATCGAACAGACTTTTGGTCCTGATGAA includes:
- a CDS encoding SIR2 family protein, whose translation is MRLFDDPKFVNSIISAINEKKLVLFVGAGFSKLCGLPLWGDLANRLIDACITDEDIDLNFADRSLVTRDKDSKMLITIAYYLYESKGKVDTFYRYMVDYLSTFDNDSETNNRRNRLIDFIKKSGATVLTTNSDDVLHNCFNDQFIHYKVEDIEKYRIDNQRHLIHLHGYKSEMRTMVYTVKQYLERYANEGFKRTVKNIFNSDSTILFIGYGLNEMQLLDFLIDQSDTKKNRYVLDGFFSYEEPDYVAKQHYYTSFDLKLIGYIKDKNNYFALVDALEYLANEAQNKSKLKPENYLLADSMLITRPNPYIVNCFINTLMTLTDNEKKSVIKNIVNSPYVSSWAHYLLKNDDFLFFNINNCFNIYANSKEINSLDMFGLLFISEVYKKEKSTKIYPFVKKMILDIINNNNTIDILNKNEYFGRILLSLIFTEKKFINNRIMLDFILKEIIEKKTLRGWASIIIYEPFELIRANKISSLRINKAVIDHFSEDKYHSYDFEMYVTQIGNKLTARYQKEILNELTKRFKTISKRKYWSFGEVGSLIQLTHSGLNQRDDYDYIILFWYIESLNIAENSAIVRNFNLMINSKNEIELKLALYLLDSNFSLLRNDFFNLNFNPFDNWNLYSDLYVFIDHNWDDMSDEEKIKIKSNIDVMKITMISDFYNQACKLDLVKLIGSKYKEKEYQELAVIIEQTFGPDESDKYTQFSMPSLRNRRSWSSTYTITDDEEFKQKLTKMNIDEFFKSLSMELNDYQRHTVNTIYQEYFEKNSLVNWITGSSYENLKNVPIKYHHLILQYLMNSTNFTPFNIVSSSFNKFYEITEKQDRERLIKTFFSNLYYSYIKKVEMEEDFKSIYLFCKGLFEQNLTSIKGFNNSEKITIQTVLGNDVYQVISLLVRSAYKSQTKEVIQFLDSILKDLTVTPLMKSIICANMGYVWMIDCEWVKEKIDFFFDNDYNGQNISILSFTLSQFHHPEFIDYIYQKQLLDTIINSKDFDENKWVFIHNILANIMIYSDKEGILALIADTSNNFGGIHSYFSEASKRDNLSEIEKSINLICETFTIYQLKKENHNAALIVKLLAIYPKLNNSSFLWRFLMSLVPNHGTSYTKEINKQLKGMKIENNKLIEFVELYVSSLDDHFYYLQDIVTLIELPDWDGLEQKKDILINKIGKINPEFWRMYKGSKNDE